In Aegilops tauschii subsp. strangulata cultivar AL8/78 chromosome 3, Aet v6.0, whole genome shotgun sequence, one genomic interval encodes:
- the LOC109733132 gene encoding F-box protein At3g07870-like: MITVAVRNRSPQIGETYQKLDSSAAGFKAMVYAVPTDVLADILARLPTNARRRVRLVCRLWRNLVDEWAPVDMRRRDKILVVESWGFREVVHVLSPEGSRAELWRELDVATACLYRRMNVVGTCNGIVCLCDDREPGGAITLVNPSTGEELCLPRLPTTSSSVELRLSLVRKSWHLQYAFARHPETGRYTVVHVPWSYERFWEPGMVHVFTLGEALWRDVHAGPDAKCSPGLSSLAIIDATLYWLTEDTDGKIRSFDLDHDRVTCIGPLPVPAKSSCCRLAKVHGMLGVAVDGDGGSTAVWVLEMDERWTLWFLMEAHGPRQLAMPHFAHGDCILTQGRRNENYYLHRHKTQTGAGQVLQIGQKDGEEVTRLEHDIYRTFAYVETKEQLSVYSAALVTQRRRNQCTIV, translated from the coding sequence ATGATCACGGTGGCTGTACGTAATAGAAGTCCACAAATCGGGGAAACATACCAGAAGCTCGATTCATCGGCGGCAGGGTTCAAGGCGATGGTGTACGCCGTGCCCACGGACGTCTTGGCCGACATCCTGGCGCGGCTGCCCACCAACGCCCGCCGTCGTGTCCGCCTCGTCTGCCGCCTCTGGCGCAACCTAGTCGACGAGTGGGCGCCGGTGGACATGCGGAGGCGCGACAAGATCCTCGTCGTGGAGAGCTGGGGCTTCAGGGAGGTTGTCCACGTCCTGTCGCCGGAGGGTAGCCGTGCGGAGCTGTGGCGCGAGCTCGACGTCGCCACGGCCTGCCTCTACCGACGCATGAACGTGGTTGGCACCTGCAACGGCATCGTTTGCCTCTGCGATGACAGGGAGCCAGGCGGCGCCATCACGCTGGTTAACCCGTCGACAGGCGAGGAGCTCTGCCTCCCGCGGTTGCCGACGACGAGCTCTTCCGTGGAGTTGCGTCTGAGCTTAGTCCGCAAAAGCTGGCACCTGCAATACGCCTTCGCACGCCACCCGGAGACGGGGCGGTACACGGTTGTGCATGTCCCATGGAGCTACGAGCGGTTCTGGGAGCCCGGCATGGTGCACGTGTTCACTCTGGGGGAGGCGTTGTGGCGGGACGTGCACGCCGGCCCCGACGCAAAGTGCAGCCCCGGCCTCTCCAGCCTCGCCATCATCGACGCCACGCTTTACTGGCTCACGGAGGACACCGACGGGAAAATCAGGTCGTTCGACCTGGACCACGACCGCGTCACATGCATCGGGCCTCTGCCCGTCCCAGCGAAATCGTCCTGCTGCCGCCTGGCGAAGGTGCACGGGATGCTGGGCGTCGCGGTCGACGGTGACGGCGGCTCGACGGCGGTGTGGGTGCTGGAGATGGACGAGAGGTGGACTCTCTGGTTCCTCATGGAGGCGCACGGGCCGCGCCAGCTAGCGATGCCGCACTTCGCGCATGGCGACTGCATCCTGACACAGGGACGCCGGAATGAAAACTATTATTTGCACCGGCACAAGACGCAGACCGGCGCGGGGCAGGTCCTTCAGATAGGGCAGAAGGACGGAGAGGAGGTGACTCGTCTCGAGCACGATATCTACCGAACGTTCGCCTATGTCGAGACCAAGGAGCAGCTCAGTGTTTACAGCGCAGCTCTGGTGACCCAGCGCCGTAGAAATCAGTGTACTATTGTATGA
- the LOC109733130 gene encoding protein STRICTOSIDINE SYNTHASE-LIKE 10-like, with amino-acid sequence MNYQRSQHEMVTRTGDSTGRLMRYDPRTSDVTVLQAGMTYPNGVALSADRTHLVVASTGPCKLMRHWIKGVNAGTSEPFADLPGYPDNVRPDTKGGYWVALHREKNELPFGRDSHRLAVRVGNDGKIVEEMRGPKKVRPTEIMERANGKIYLGSVELPYVGVVKRK; translated from the coding sequence ATGAACTATCAAAGGTCGCAGCATGAGATGGTCACTCGCACTGGGGACTCGACGGGCCGCCTCATGAGGTACGACCCACGGACATCCGATGTCACGGTGCTCCAGGCGGGCATGACGTACCCCAACGGCGTCGCGCTCAGCGCCGACCGCACTCACCTCGTGGTCGCATCTACCGGACCATGCAAGCTGATGAGGCATTGGATCAAAGGGGTCAACGCAGGCACATCGGAGCCTTTTGCCGACCTGCCCGGCTATCCAGATAACGTGAGGCCCGACACCAAAGGAGGCTATTGGGTGGCGTTACACCGCGAGAAGAATGAGTTACCCTTTGGTCGTGATAGTCATCGTCTCGCTGTCAGGGTCGGTAACGATGGGAAGATAGTCGAGGAGATGAGAGGGCCAAAGAAGGTGAGGCCCACCGAGATTATGGAGAGAGCAAATGGCAAAATCTACTTGGGTTCGGTAGAGCTTCCTTATGTCGGCGTTGTTAAGCGCAAGTAG